The following proteins are co-located in the Triticum aestivum cultivar Chinese Spring chromosome 1A, IWGSC CS RefSeq v2.1, whole genome shotgun sequence genome:
- the LOC123078620 gene encoding protein FON2 SPARE1-like, whose translation MRRPGGAAPVVVLLLWLAALTFAFHGCGGGLLRCGSSVAVVERDRRPASLPRKMLLAVESRSLDPSSAAGAPQDQHHHHHQHHHHHRAGHHHRQRHHRLPSKWNWQRVPPSAAPGDGEEVDPRYGVEKRLVPTGPNPLHH comes from the coding sequence ATGAGACGACCCGGCGGCGCCGCccccgtcgtcgtcctcctcctctggctcGCCGCGCTCACCTTCGCCTtccacggctgcggcggcggcctcctCCGTTGCGGAAGCTCGGTGGCCGTGGTTGAGCGGGATCGTCGTCCGGCCTCTCTTCCCAGGAAGATGCTTCTGGCCGTGGAGAGCCGGAGCCTCGACCCCTCGTCGGCCGCCGGTGCTCcacaagatcaacaccaccaccaccaccagcaccaccatcaTCATCGTGCTGGTCACCACCATCGTCAACGGCACCACCGCCTCCCAAGCAAATGGAACTGGCAGAGAGTCCCGCCGTCCGCCGCTCCCGGGGACGGCGAGGAGGTCGACCCGCGGTACGGCGTGGAGAAGCGCCTCGTCCCGACAGGCCCGAACCCGTTGCATCACTGA